CATTAAAGATAATACAATTTAGCATGAAAAGTGGTGTTAATATTAAGAACCAACTTAGAAATGGTACTACATATAGAAAGATAAATTTGAATCATTATCTCCAGCAGTTGGTTATTTCCATTGTGCCTGTCACCTGGTATGTAAGATAGATAAATAGTACTATCTTCTAGGGGAAAGTATTTAGTAAACAAAAGACTATATTGGCTACAATTATCCCCAATGTGATTTTAGGAGAAATGGTTTTTGAGGGGTCTAATCTCCATTTCCCTTGTTTACTTTCGTCTGCCTCAAACTCCTTGGCACGCACTTAGAGGAGCTCCCACCCAAGAACACTATTACCATGCTATTTCAGTTGGAACCTTTTAAGAACACAAAGCATTTTCTTTCCCCAAGAGCTGAACATTGATATGCCAGCTATGGGAGTGAGAGGATATAACATTGCCACTAGACTTTAGGACTTACCTAAAAATATTTCTGAGAAATCTACTGCACCATATTTCTGTTAAGTCATATATTACTTAGTTATTAAAAGCCCAATCCTAGAAAAGAATAGGGGCTGAGTACTTTTTGACATCATTTAGAAGCGAGGGTGCACAGCATCTCACAGGACCAACCCCTAAAACACAAGAATGAAGAGCAGAATTTAGGAACAAATATGAGCTTTATCAGCTGCAGATGTTCAGTCTAAAATTGGCAGTTGCAACTTCAAAATTTTAGCATGCTCACGGAGCCTTTAACCAAGTAAGTGACTTGATACATTGAGGAAAAACTCAATGGCTGTGACTAACAAACTACTGTGATATTTTAATATGTAAAATTATCTTCATTCTGGTTCTTTAAACATACCCAGGGTTTATTAGCAATTTATTATTTCTAACGTTCACATTTGAGTAATATAATCTTGCTCCCCATTAAAGCTTTGTACTTTTTCAGATTGAATAGTTCAAGTACTACACAAGGGTCCATGTCTCCTCTGAAGTCCTCCAAGGTGGCAGCAGCTGTTTCACCGTCTGCAAATAGAATAAGCAGAAGCCCTACGTCCTTAGGATCTAATTTAAAAAGGTACATTTTCTTGTCCTTATGTGGCTTTTGGGGTAGTTTAAGGGAGGGTTATGTCACTTTCTCTAAAGTCACATGACAAATTATGAAATCGGCCATTTTTCTTGCTTTATACATTTGTCATTTATGTCTGAGACTGAATATAAATTAGTGGGGAACACTCCCAAAACTTTAATATCTATAAAATTCTGTTCCTCTCAATAAAATACTAAGTGGGAGATCATATACCCTTATTATGAACTTTTCATTTGTTGCCATTAGGTAACAGCTTAGATATTTCTGCTATTCTGAATTATTTAGAATGTTACGTGAAACCCACGATGGTTCGTAGATTTTGCCATAACCTCTGGACATAATGAATATTCATTCATTAAGATGAAATGAGATGTTCTGTTAGCCCAAGTGCTTTAGTAAACGAAAGGCATCCTATTTTTTACACTCAGGATATTTATGAAATAGCTTTTTGGCTCCTTTATCTTGTCTTAGATTACTACTTTTGATGTGTAATTTGTATAGAACTTGTTTTTTCATTATTTCAGAGAGAAAATGAAGCTGTGTGCTACCAGTGTTTATATGTGTCAGAATGTTCCTTGTCATTTTCCCCTAATGTCTTTAAATGTCTTGTGTGTGAAATCTTCACATGTATATACATTGCATGTATTTTTCCCACATGTTTTCCACTCAGCGTTTCCGTAAACTCCAGGCTAGGCAGTTCTCTAGGGAACCTGTATGCCGCTTCAGATGATACAGAGAGCAAAATGATGTCGTCATCCTCTAGGACAGGTTTTTCTGTAAACCATGTCTCCAGTCATTTGAATGGCAGTGTGCAGCTGCCTACCAGAAATTCCCATGAGCTGAACAACAACCTGTACAACAGAAGCAGCAATAATGGCACCAACCTCAACAGTCATGCCAGTTCTCATGGCACTGGGACAGATGACAACTACAGCATCTACCAACCCTCCTTTATGGGGTTAACTGCTTCTCCGGCACGATACCTGAGTCGTTCAATTCCTGTAAGTTCACAGCCACAAAAGCCCTCTCAGGGACATGACAGAAGCTTATCTACCTTGCTTCTTCAGACAAAACTATCACAAAAAAACTCTTAACAATCTCAGAGCAACTTTCTAATCCCTTATCTTTTACAATTTTCTGAATGCATATAGCATCTTTGTCTGTTTCTAATGTTCTTTCAGCTGCTTCCTTTCTGCTTCTCCAGAATTTGGCTCAGAGAAAGGTGTTATGAAAGTAGACAATTTATAAAAATACCTTTCATGATTACAGCTTCTGATttggagttgtttttttttactttagatTTTCCATTTCAAATCATTCGTGTTATAACTTTAGTTTGAGAATTTCAATATATGTAGAATAGGATCTTCCTGGATCATTAGATATCATAGGTGTCTTTATACAGTAATATTAGAGGaactgctttgtgtgtgtgtgtgtgtgtgtgtgtgtctatacacATATATACCACACTAAATTGAAAATAAATGTGTAAAATTTAATCAACTCAATTCTTTAAAGGGGCACTGTTGAAATCTCATCATTTTCAAACACTGAGTTAGATAGTTCAAAGTAGTATGCCAGCCCCCAGAATCCACCTTCTATTTTTCATGGTTTTATCACCCTGTTTTCCTTTTGAGGGGAAGGAGGTGAGAGTGGGAGGAAAGGTAAATGCGTTTTCTCCCTTGTTGCTgtgtaaaaaaacccacacagaagTACACTGATATAGTAATGAACTCACTATACATTGTGAAATGTACAgagtaaagaaaggaaaaaatagaaaaattatTTCTCATCTTTCAGTTATGTTTGGTGGTGTTGGCAAAAATAGgaggttttaaaacaaaagagagagaaatcacaAGTATGGGGGGCTTTTTAAGTTGACATGTTCCTTTAAAACCCTATGAAAACGTCCAGAATAAATCATTCCAGTATGTGAAGTCATATTAAATATTAAAGAAGTACAATTTTAATATCTTACGCCTGTGCCTTAAACACAGAAGTGCTTTCATGTATGTGTAGGGATGGCTTCCTGATTCATGGCATAGGTCTCTATAAAACTTGATATTTGCATCTTTTTGTATCAAAAATGTTTTCCAGTATTACTTCCATTTTAGTAATTTTGTAGTCATCCCTGCTGTGACTTGACCATCATATTCTGAGGTTCTTTCTCCTAGGAGAAAAAATGCTATTTCTAAGTAGAATTCATTAAAAGTAAATTTAGAATAACTTCAAATGCTAAAGAATATCAATTTTCAATAAAATGTATAGTGGGGGGGTTTTATTTGGTCTGTATAACAGCCTGTATAgttttatttttgtctgtttaaaaataaagtttcatttatttgttttttcttgtagTTGTAATAAAATAgctttcaaatttaattttaaaatagcagTTATGCcattcctccctgcctccccaatctcgtttccaaattaagtTCAGTTTGTAAAACCACATATGGCAGCACTTTCTCGGGAGTGCGGGCATGGGGACAGTTGTCTTAGAACAGACAGTGCCCCTACTCCTTTCCAGTGGGACTCTAACTAAAAGAGGCATTGGTTGGTTTTGCATATCACTGTTCTAAAATAAATGTAACACCCCAGGAATAGTGCATGGCATCTCTTATACCATATAACACTTAGAAGCCCAGCTGGCATTGTCACTGATGATAAATGTAAAGTTGATGAAGTACAACTACCAAGCTAAAGTGCTATACAAATGCCTAtcttcactttcaggtgatgtaaataagaagtgggcagcattatctcctgtaaacgtAAAtacacttgtttgtcttagcaattggctgaacaagaagtaggactgagtggatttgtaggctctaaagttttaccttagggtatgtctacactacaagagtagttcgatttaacttaggtcgaatttgtggattcgaccttatgaagtcgaatctgtgtatccacactaaggacactaattcgactttgtgagtccacactaacggggcaagcgtcaacattggaagcggtgcattctgggcagctatcccacagttcccgcagtccccgcttcccattggaatgctgggtagagcccccaatgcctgctgggggaaaaatgtgtcgagggtggttttgggtaactgtcgtcattcaaccgtcactcccgccctccctcccggaaagcgccggcgggaaatctgtttgcgcacttttctggtcagtgacagcgcggacaccacagcactgtgagcatggagcccgctgcgatcatcgctgcacttatggccgttgtcaactcctcgcaccttatcgtccacctcttccacagtcaccTGCTGacaaatcgggcgaggaggctccggcagcgcggtgaggacatgaagtgtcagag
Above is a genomic segment from Mauremys reevesii isolate NIE-2019 linkage group 8, ASM1616193v1, whole genome shotgun sequence containing:
- the CDC14A gene encoding dual specificity protein phosphatase CDC14A isoform X4; this encodes MKHYRFTHAEVIAWIRICRPGSIIGPQQHFLDEKQAALWIQGDFCRSKQKQRSADDGTVNKIISGLDDLSISGSFSKVQNLDQCVENDFEDNAELESKNGMTQGDKLRALKSQRQPRSATTGALRLEDMKLHTRSISQPFRLNSSSTTQGSMSPLKSSKVAAAVSPSANRISRSPTSLGSNLKSVSVNSRLGSSLGNLYAASDDTESKMMSSSSRTGFSVNHVSSHLNGSVQLPTRNSHELNNNLYNRSSNNGTNLNSHASSHGTGTDDNYSIYQPSFMGLTASPARYLSRSIPVSSQPQKPSQGHDRSLSTLLLQTKLSQKNS